The DNA region CAACGACGACGATCACACCCTGCTGAGCCGCGCCGATGCGGCGCTCTACCATGCGAAGCAGTGCGGCCGCAATCAGACGGCCATGCACGACGCCGACCAGGTGAGCCCGGTCAGCGCGGAGACCGAAGACTCCGAGCCGGCGAGCCTCGCCAGCTAGACGCTGCCCGAGCGGAGCAGCCTCAGGCCGCGATGCGCCGAGGCGCCTGCGTGGAGCGCCTCGCGACATCGACCGTGGCGATGGATGGGCGCGCCGAACTTTCGCCTTCGCGCCACCGGCCCAGGACCGCCGCGCTTTCCCGATCGACGGCGCGCCACAGGGCCTTCCAACACACGTCTCGCTGCGGTTGCTGGCGCACATAGGCCTGCAGGAATCGCAAGCGGATCGTGCGCGAGATCCAGGCATGGGCCGACGCGCTGGCCAGCAAGCGGGCAAGGTTTCGGGCTCGCAGACGTAGGGAAATTTGCCGCACGCGCCGCAGTCCCTTGAGGTCGACGAGGTGACATCTCAGGTCGCCGTGCGTTTCGCTGACGACCAGGTTGGCGCCCTTGAGATCGCGATGCGCGAGATTCCAGGCGTGCAAACGGCCGATCAACTCGCCGAGTTGCACGGCGCAGCGCTGCGCCGCGGCGTGCCGTTGCCGGCGCGGATGCCGGGCCAGGGACCAGGCCCAAAGGTGCAGATTCTTGGCCCCGGTGATCCACTCGCTGACCAGGTAGCTCGCGCTGCGCTCGTGGCGTGGTAGCACGAGCACCAGCGGGCGCGCGGTGGCGATCTTGCGGGCTGCCAGGGCGTGCCCCCAGTACCAATCGCGCCGCGCGGCCCGCGCGCCGGCCAGGGCGAGCAGCCACTTGAGCGTGGTGCGCGGCCGGTACCGCTTGTAGGCGAGCGTCCATGGCGAGTCGCCCCAGTTCTCGGTACCGCGCACGATCAAGCTTGAATGGCTGATCTTGATCGGCGCGTCGCGATGAGCGCGGAATGGCGCCTGGGGATTGGCCAGCAAGCTGGCGACGCGCTCGCGGGGCACGCTGGCCGCAGCGTAGGCCACTCCCTGACGGTTCGCCACGCGATAGTACTCGCGGTTTTCGCGCCAGACGCGCCGGTCGCGCCGGTCGAGCAGCCGCAGGGCCATGCCGTGCGCGAGCTTGACGATGCGCTGGGCCTCGAGAGGCGCGTCGCTTCCGTCGAGCTCCGGCCGTTCGGCCCGATAACGCTCCCAAAAACGAGCCAGCATGGCCGGCGTGGCGTGGAGATGCATGGCCGAGAGGAGCATGGCCAGCAAGTGCCGGCTTGGCCGCCAGGCGAGCGAGGCGGCGAACTGGATGCCCGGCAAGTCGACGAGGAAGAACCTGGGTGTGCCGTCGGCCAGGGTGCGCACCAACAGGTTTCCACCGTGCAGGTCGTCGTGGACGACCCCGGCCCGATGCCAGGCGGCACACTGCGTGGCGAGGCCGTCGACGAGCCGGTCGTCGAATTGCGCGCGCACCGCGAGATCGAGATGCGGCCGCTGCGCGAGGTAGTCGTCGAGCGAAGTGGCCTGCTCGAGGGCCGCGCTCAGGAAGAAATGCTCGGCCACGCTGCCCCGCGCTCGGCGCTCGGCCCAGGCTAGAGGCCGAATGGCCGGAATACCTCGGGCGGCGAGCACGGACGCATGCTCGAACTCGCGCCGCGAGGCGCTGCCGCGCAGCCAGCAGCGCAGCCGCTCGCGCCACGAGCGGGCCGTGTAATGTTTGACAAACATGACTTGCGACGCAGATTCGACGCGGTAGGTGGCGCGGCCGGCGCCTTGTTTGATCAGGACCGTGTGCGAGGCGGCGATGGCGCGGCACCACTCCGAGGGGTCCCCCGGTGCGGCGCTATCTGCGGGCGGCGCGAGATGCCAATGCTGGGCGGCCGCCAGACGTGTCGCGAGGAGCTTGGACAAGTCGTTCAAGGGTGGCCGCCGGAGTGCTTGCAGGCAAATAGTCGAGGGAGGCCGCGGGGAAGGATCGCGCGAAGTTGGGGCGATTCTTCCCGCCTCTTTCCCCCGCGGCAAGAGCAGTCGCCGGCAGCCGGCATGTGGTCCAACTCGGGCGTGCTGGCACAGTGCTGCTGCCACCCGGCTTGCCAGCATGCAGCGAATGACTACACTGGCCGTTTTTGCGGAAATCCTGCGGAGATTCTTCATGGCCAAGGCCAAGGGCGAGTATCGGTTCAGTTTCGGTCCCTGGAACATCTCGCAGGGCGCCGACCCCTTTGGTCCCGTCGTGCGCAAGGAAGTTCCCTTCGCCAAGAAGATCGCCGCCTACGCCGAGTTGGGCTTTTCGTACGTCCAGTTTCATGACGACGACGTCGTGCCGGCCGATTGGGACGCGACGCAAACCGCCAAGGGCGTGGCCAAAGTCAAGAAGATGCTCGACGGTGAAGGGCTCACCGCCGAGTTCATCGCACCGCGGCTGTGGGAAGACCCCAAGACGGTCGACGGGGCCTACACGGCCAACAGCGCCGCGGCCCGCAAGTATGCACGCGATCGCACTCGCCGTGCGATCGACATCGCCAACATGCTCGGCATCGACCTGATCGTCCTCTGGCCGGCCCGCGAGGGGACGTACATTCGCGAGGCCAAGGACGGCGCTGCGTCCGTCGGCCGGTTGGTCGACGCGATCAACGACATGCTGGCCTACGACCCGAAGATCCGCATTGTCGGCGAGATGAAGCCTAATGAGCCGATGGACCAGGCCTACTGCCCGTCGGTCGGGCACTTCATGGGTCTGCTCTACCGCACCAGCGACCCGGCCCGCGTCGGGGTCCTGATCGAAAGCGCTCACAGTATTCTCGCCGGCCTCGACCCGGCCGACGACATGGCCTATGCCCTCTGGCACGGCAAGCTGTGGGGCGTGCACCTCAACGACCAGAACGGCCTGAAATACGATCAGGACAAGACGTTCGGCTCGGTCGATCTGCGCCGCGCCTTCAACCAGGTGTGGGTGCTCGATCGGGCGAAGTATTACGAAATCGGCGTGGTGGGGCTCGACGTCAAGGCGATGCGCACCACCAAGCAAGCCGACCAGACGAAGCACCTGGCCAACAGCCTGCGGATGTTCCAGCGGCTGCTGAAGCTGGTCCGTGCGGTCGACGAGTCGAAGGTCGAGGCCTACCGGCAGGCGCTCGATTACGAAGGTCTCGAATTGTACATCCTCGAACATCTCCTCGCGGGATAGGGCACGGCAAACCCCATGACCGAGGCCCTGGATTCTTCGCCCGCGATCGAAGTGCTGCGTCCCGACTTCCGTCGGGGCGACTTTCGCGCGGCGATGTTCGATTTCGACGGGACGCTGTCGCTCATTCGCCGCAATTGGCAGGCGACGATGATCCCCATGATGGTCGACGTGCTGGCGGCCACGGGCACCGGCGAGTCGCGCGAGGCGCTCGCCACGCACGTCGAAGAATTCGTCATGCGCTTAAACGGCAAGCAGACCATCTACCAGATGCTGCAACTGGTCGAAGAGGTCAAGGCCCGGGGCGGCCAGCCGCGCGAAGCGCTCGATTACAAGTCCGTCTACCACGATTTGCTCTGGGAACAGGTCGGCCAGCGAGTCGAAGGTCTGCGCAGCGGTCGGCTCCATCGCGAGGAGTGGACCGTGCCCGGCTCGCGCGAGCTGTTGACCGCGCTCCGCGAAGCAGGGATTACGCTGTACCTGGCCTCGGGCACCGATCTGAAATACGTCCAGGACGAGCTCCGCGTGTTGAAGCTCGACGAATTCTTCGGCGAGCACGTCTACGGCGCCCTGGACGACTACCAGAATTTCTCCAAGAAAATGAT from Pirellulales bacterium includes:
- a CDS encoding TIM barrel protein, producing the protein MAKAKGEYRFSFGPWNISQGADPFGPVVRKEVPFAKKIAAYAELGFSYVQFHDDDVVPADWDATQTAKGVAKVKKMLDGEGLTAEFIAPRLWEDPKTVDGAYTANSAAARKYARDRTRRAIDIANMLGIDLIVLWPAREGTYIREAKDGAASVGRLVDAINDMLAYDPKIRIVGEMKPNEPMDQAYCPSVGHFMGLLYRTSDPARVGVLIESAHSILAGLDPADDMAYALWHGKLWGVHLNDQNGLKYDQDKTFGSVDLRRAFNQVWVLDRAKYYEIGVVGLDVKAMRTTKQADQTKHLANSLRMFQRLLKLVRAVDESKVEAYRQALDYEGLELYILEHLLAG
- a CDS encoding HAD family hydrolase → MTEALDSSPAIEVLRPDFRRGDFRAAMFDFDGTLSLIRRNWQATMIPMMVDVLAATGTGESREALATHVEEFVMRLNGKQTIYQMLQLVEEVKARGGQPREALDYKSVYHDLLWEQVGQRVEGLRSGRLHREEWTVPGSRELLTALREAGITLYLASGTDLKYVQDELRVLKLDEFFGEHVYGALDDYQNFSKKMIVERIIRDAHVEGPQLLGFGDGFVEIEEVHGAGGVAVGVASDEDRRTGVNAWKRNRLIRAGADVIIGDYRCLEDLLALLGL